One Prevotella melaninogenica DNA window includes the following coding sequences:
- a CDS encoding DUF4491 family protein — MNLNFEGILLAVCTFLIIGLCHPLVIKTEYYFGIKPWWLWLIAGIACCVAALFVQSIFWSALLGVLGASCLWGIGELISQEKRVLKGWFPMNPKRKEHYEKLSKDESICPCKHKK; from the coding sequence ATGAATTTAAATTTTGAAGGTATTCTCCTTGCTGTATGTACGTTTTTAATCATTGGACTTTGTCATCCACTCGTTATAAAAACAGAGTATTATTTTGGTATAAAACCTTGGTGGCTATGGCTCATAGCGGGCATTGCTTGCTGTGTAGCAGCCTTGTTTGTACAAAGTATCTTCTGGTCTGCTCTACTCGGTGTCCTTGGAGCTTCATGCCTTTGGGGAATTGGTGAGCTCATCTCGCAGGAGAAGCGTGTCTTAAAAGGATGGTTCCCTATGAATCCTAAACGTAAGGAACACTACGAAAAACTTAGCAAAGACGAGTCTATATGCCCTTGTAAGCATAAGAAATAA